The genomic stretch CTTAGTCTCCACTGGATTAGTTCTGTATGCTGGTCTGTTAGGAAGAGTAGCTCCTGGCACAAaatcaatctgatgctcaatcccacggATATGTGGTAGACCTATGGGATTCTCTTCTGGAAATACATCTCCAAATTCCTGTAAAAGAGCTAACATCTCACTCGGATACACCGGTGTACACTCAGTTAGATTCAAAAgaatttctttaaaaacaagCAATAGAACAGGCTGGTTAGAGTGAAGAGATCTTTTGATATCACCAGAtttggcatagaagttgtgcTGCTTGTTCTTCTCTGGTTTGAGatcgatttctttcttcttttgaagCTGCAACTGATCTTGATGCACTTCCTTAGGAGTCAGAGGCACCAGAGTAGTCTTCCTACCATTGAACTCAAAAGAATGCTTATTTGCAAAGCCATCATGTGTGACTTTTCTATCAAATTGCCACGGCCTACCAAGCAAGATGTGACTTGCTTCCATTGGTATCACATCACATAGAATCTCATCTTCATACCTACCAATGGAGAATGGTACAGAGACTTGTGTGGATACTCTCATCTCACCCTCTTCATTAAGCCACTGCAGCCGGTAAGGTTTAGGATGTTTCTGAGTTTCTAATCCAAGCTTCTTCACCATGGTCTCACTAGCAACATTAACACTGTTGGAATGAAGATAAATAAAGCTGGAGTTAATGAGAGATCAAGCAAAACCGGAGCAAGCAAATTAAGCATCCGGAACAAGCTGTTTTGAACAGTCTTGGTGTGCAAGTAACCTAGACTGTCTTGGAAGTCAAGGCATTGTGGGAACTCGTCAAGCTGAGTATTTTGaggcatatttgaagtttaaaagagAGATCAGACTGTTGGAGAGATATCAGGCAAGTTggataattaattaagataaaagtcacatgtgcatAAGAGGTTGAacctgctgtcactttcactcaaccagactGTGCCCAgctctctctcctgtcactctcactgctcctggtcgagattcagccctgctgcatcctcctggcttcatcagaaaaccctacaatattatttgtttagtaaAATCCTGTTTTAGTAGTTGTTTAATGTGTGTGCTTGTCTATTTAAGACATTGCTGTATCTCATTGTAAACTAAGGAGagtaaaactctttcttcacatactctggttactattctctctattctcttgcaACTCACGACCTCCTTTACTCCCTGATACTCTAGCATACTcagaaactctctcaaactctttatACTCTCTTCACTTTCTCACTACACTCAATTGCTCATCAatcactctctctggtttcatacTGAACCAGGGGCTTAGTTCCATCATACTACtatcatttattctcaaattctctcatggtatcagagcaataagctcttgagaacctttCTACTTCCGCAAATCATCTCTGTCCAAAACATCTCTTTAAAATCTGTTTCAAACCAATTGGTTACATCCTTTTATCCTCTGGTCCAAAGGTTTTCCAGGAGGGAAAAACCTCACCAGAACTCAAGATAAAGGAGTATCTCAGTCTCTGGAACTCAAGAAAGTCTTAGCTCAGTTCAGCAAGCTTCATCAAAGTCCAGATTTCAAATCCAGTCTCTTGCAAAACCAGTAGGAACACTCTATTGTCCACTGGTCCACAACTCTCAAAGATGGAGATTCCAAAAGAAATGGCGACCCTAGAGACTACCAAGAgtccaaagaagaaacaaaaccaccTCCTCTGGTCCAAATTGCTGCAGAAACTCCATGAAGAAAACTATTTATGGAACAAGGTCACTGAAGAAGTTTCAAAGCTAGGCTGTTTAAATCATTCTCTGGCCAACAAAGCTGAAGCTCACTCTTTGATCCCCATAACCCACGACCAGCAAGAAGACAGGAGGGGTTTGAAGTGTGTACCTGCCATGAAGGAAGGACACACCATGGATAGGTGTTGGATATTCAATCAACACCTGAAACCAATGTGCTCTCAATAAGCCCCCAATGGGCTGGAGATTCAAGAAACCAGCTCAGGTTTCTTGAGAGTAAGCAAAATCTCCTACTCTATAAGAGCATTGTTTGTCCTAGTTGTGTGTATTCTGTTGTCTTAGGATGTTTAGAAACTTGCTTGTTGTTCTTGTCTAGTTTCtgttcatgaaaaaaaaaaaaattttgtctTGTAATTGGTTGCTATTTTCTTAAAAGATTGCATAGACTTGTTGTTAGAATCTGTGCTGTGATTTGTAATTAAATTGTTTCTagagatcagacttggtgaaaccCATGTTCTGATCTCTTGTGTGTCTACTGATGTTTTCCTTAGTTGAATTAACAGGTTACTCAATGACTGGTGATTTCTCTTCCACACAACAAGCAAAAGCTCATGTCTCACACCTTTGAAGACTGCTCAAACTGATGTGCTCAAATTTACTCCAATATGGAGTCAACCAAAGCCACAGTCCTCTCAGTCATTCTCAGGGTTCCTATCTGATCCTCTGGTCGTGTATGGTTAAGTCAAATCAGCAAGAAGAAATATTGAGAAGCCATTTCATGCTCTTAAAAGCACTCAAAGTCAGCCATACTTCAAGGAATGTTCAAAGGCTGTTCAAACCAACCTAGAATCTGATGATGGTGCTCATTAGAACTAAGAAGACCAGGAGGACAGGAGGGGATCCAAGGATGAGCTTTACAAACAGGGATATGCACACAAGGAGAAGGAGTTTGGTAATGAatccaaaactcaaatccgCCAAGCTCAGATGAGTAGTGTGTATATGGAGGTTCAAGGAACCAGCCCAGGTTCCTTGGCTGTAAGTTAAACCTCCTAAACCTGAATAAAAGCTTGTGTAATGTGTCTGGTTTATTTAGAGACCTATGGGTCTGTGTTTTTCTGTTCCTAGAAGTGCCTGCCTAGGTTGTCACTGCATCCATGATATTGAAATGTTTTGTGAATCCTTTCATTGTCTTTATCTTTCATGATGCATTGATAAGTGTCTAGGAGTGTTCCTAGATTTGTGTTAAAGATGCATATATATTGTGCCTGATGCATTCATATAGTTTCTAAAAGCTGTCACATGAGGTGATAAGCTGTTTTGCATCTGTTTTGAAGCAGTGGCGACCAGTCATGATTTTATTCAATGATCTGGTCCCATGCTGTTGTTACTGATCTCTATCTGAGTTGTAATGGTGTGTAGGACACAGAGGTGTGGCTATCAGACCAGAAGCAGCAACAGGAAAAGAGAtacccatgttgatcagagcctgcacaagatgcatattcctgatcATGGAGAAAAAGGCCCATgttgttcagagcctacacttggtgtatattcctgaccatggagagacagCTTGTGAGGAGAACcggttggcttaagcgcaggCGTTGGAGTTGTTGTGCTCCTGGTTCAAGAGACTCACAAGGAGGGCCATCACTAAGTCATGAGGAGACTGTTGGTCCAAAGACATTGGAGCTGAAGGCAGATGGTGATCCagttggcttaagcgcagatGTTGGTATTGTTGTGCTCCTGGAGTATGGTGAATtggttggcttaagcgcagatGTTGGTATTGTTGTGCTCCCAGTTTCAAAGCTCACTGAAGCTCAAGTTCAAGCTTGTCACTATAAtcagtcaagcttgaggaggggaaaTATCAGTGAGCTACCAGAAGATCCATGAAGCTTTCAGTGTTCAGTGTCTCATTTCCTCATAGAAGGCCAGCAAGAGTTTGGCGATTTAAAAGAGGGCTTAAGTGATCAGTATAAAGAAGCTGTCACTCCTCAATGTGCTCACCAGCCAGATGCAAGgatataagaattattcaatCAGGGACATTCTTGGCTGAGCAATCACATGATGGTGGCAGATCATGGAGTTGCAAAGTCCCCCTACATGATTAAAATTCAAGAGAAAAATGCAAGGCTGGTTGAGAGAAGAAATGGCGTGGAGGATTCAAGTGCTCAGCACTCCTCATCAACATTCTACaaactgatgaaagggaagtacctaaaactatTATGATTCTTATGTTTGAATAGGTTttccccttgagaattgatacATGCATTGTATATTATTGAATCAGGTACCTATTGAGCTCATGAGCAGAGACAGAGACTGgatctcaaaccctaaatggAGGCAAGAAgccagaagaaagggggagaccaGCTCATGTCATATAAAGAAGCTCAAAGGTGTTCTGATGGTGAAGCAGGTGGCGCCTGATCTGAGTAAGAAGACAAGGTGTGCCggatcaaagaagactcaaaGGAACTCATTGTACCAATGCAAGCTTGGCCCTTCATCTATTCTCAATACCAAGCATGAAGActgagcttccatgatccgaGTAGTGCCTCATTAGATCAAAAGTGGAGTTTGCAAGTAGTGGAGTCCACATCTGCATTACTCATTATCAACCGGATCAAAGAAGCCATC from Raphanus sativus cultivar WK10039 unplaced genomic scaffold, ASM80110v3 Scaffold0323, whole genome shotgun sequence encodes the following:
- the LOC130501900 gene encoding uncharacterized protein LOC130501900; this encodes MVKKLGLETQKHPKPYRLQWLNEEGEMRVSTQVSVPFSIGRYEDEILCDVIPMEASHILLGRPWQFDRKVTHDGFANKHSFEFNGRKTTLVPLTPKEVHQDQLQLQKKKEIDLKPEKNKQHNFYAKSGDIKRSLHSNQPVLLLVFKEILLNLTECTPVYPSEMLALLQEFGDVFPEENPIGLPHIRGIEHQIDFVPGATLPNRPAYRTNPVETKELQRQVEELMEKGHIRESMSPCAVPVLLVPKKDGSWRIWSKGGPGEGIGIGAVLMQERRPIAYFSEKLGGATLNYATYDKELYALVRALQTWQHYLWPKEFVIHTDHESLK